The genomic stretch TCAGAATTTTATTGTTGCTGCAGCCGGGGTGCTAGAAGCTAAAGAAGCATCAGGAAGTCAGAAAACAGCATTGACTGATGCTGCTCTCGAGAACTTGAAACAGCGATGGGAATTATTTAGGATAGCATGCGATCAAGCAGAGGAATTTGTGGAGTCAGTTAAGCAGAGAATTGGGTCAGAGTGTTTGGTGGACGAGGCCACTGGGTCAAAGTCCGGTCAACCTGTTCCTGGCCTTCCACCAATTAGCGCTGTGAGATTAGAGCAAATGAGCAAAGCAGTGAGATGGCTTGTTATTGAGTTGCAGCAGGACTCCGGGTCTGGGGCATCAAATGCAATCCCTTCTGCTCCCTTTGATACCAGATTTCAAGAGGATACAACTCAATAGGTATGCGGTATGCCACCCTATAGCAAAGCAGTGTAACTTCGAGTAAAGAAAAGGCTTGGCTTTCAATTTGTTATGAATGTAAGTTATGAATTTATGATATAGCAGTATTACAACTGCTAGTCATTAATCCTTTGTCAAACCCGACAACCTCCTTACTGTCCGAAATGTAATTTGAAAGTTATCTTGAGATATTCGGAGTATTTAGAGACCAAGAGCGTGGGAAAGGGTTTCTGGAATCCAGcaggtctcatgagagaccgtctctcactaatttagtgggagatataATAGGGAAAAAAATAAATCTAGTGGACccctcaccccatcatgtgagagaTCTCTCAATAAcattattgagagaccgtctctccggagtttttgtgTTCTGGAATTGCTTTCTCTCGTAGGCTCCGATCCTCTCTcatttaatatttttatttatgattcTTTTTCCAATCGCATATATTTTTCGTcacaatatttatttatttttcaaataaaaaataTTATGCGACTTTTTCATATTTCCAATACAGtcaaagactcattactctttggttatggagattataatggaataaataaaaatggctcactaaagtgaaTGCGCTTCTTTCTTTTATGAAGTAGCGGTCCTTCAATGTCATTCTCGATGCAATTTTCATCATGGGTCATTCAGAAATAGCCTCGTTGTGTCACTAATACAAGGGTAGGGCTGCATACATCCTACCCCCCCTCCCACAATTTGTGCCTTTGCGGGAGTCATTGAGGCATTGGGATAATGTTATTGTAAAAATTGTTGTGTGAGCTCAGTTCCATGGGTTTCCCAAACACCATTGAGAAATTGAAATTCGATAACACCATTGAGAAATTGAAATTCGAAATCGAATTTCAGGATATGTAGAAATcatgaaaataaaatcaattccGCATTTCCAAATCGTACATTATCTAATTTAGTTCCGTACTTCCGTCAAACTCTTAACCAACCAAATTCCCCTATATTCTTTAAAAAAAATCCCCAAGAAACTTGATCTAGTGTGAAAGTGTGATGGATGTACTTATCCATAATCACAAGGGACAGCAATTGTTACCTAAGTGTCCATTGTAACTGCCTAAAACAAGGTTGAAAAGCCCTATTATCTGGTTTTTCAAAAGGAATTACATGCAAGTTCACATTCTACATCTTCTGCTCTCTAACTCTTGCGTTTTCTGTACTATATAAACACATGCACTCACCAACATTTTCATACAACACCCAcaaatacaataattaaacaagcaaTTTACTCTAAAAGTTATTAATATTTACCTTTCGTTGTGAGTCGCTTTACCTACTTAAATTTGTTATTTGTGTTTCTTTTGTTATATAGAGTATAATGCCTAGTCTCCCTAGGCTCTCACCTGTGACGGGTTAAGAGAATTGAATATAGTCGGCTTTAATTTACGCGTGTCTAAATCACATACTGAGTAGAATTGAATGTACTTGGCTTAATAAATTTTGTATCTCTATTTTTCTTGTTACATGAAATATAATGCCTAGCTAGGCTCTCACCTGTGCAGGTTAAGAGAATTGAATGTACTCGGCTTTAATTTACGTGTGTCTAACACACATAAAATTGAAAGTACTCGACTTAAATTGGTTCTCTCTATTTTTCTTGTTAGATAAGAGTATAAATGCCCAGGCTTCGCCTGTGGCGGGTTAAGAAAATTGTATGCACTCGGCTTTACTGTGTCTAAAACAGAGTAAGATTGAAAATACTGAGATTTTGTTCGATGTAGGCTGCAAAATGGAAAAGGAGCAAGCTATTGAGTGGGCTGAGGCACAAACAATAACATTTAGTATTGATCTGGTTGAGGCTGCCAAAACACACCTGAAATTTCTTGCTGCTGTTGATCGAAATCGTGATCTCTATGAAGATCATGTTTTAAAAAGAGCTATCTTCAGGTGAAGCATCGTTATCTGTTTCGGTTATCTGCAATTTTTCGACAAATTTTCGATTTTGAGTGAGAAATTAGAACCCAATTTGTGTGACGGACCCtgaaaatttatttatttatctttaattaaaataccaCTTACGGAGTATaaagaagtaaaaaaaaaaaaaaaaaaggtaaacaaatgattgggatgaTTGGAGTACTTTCTAGTGTCCGTAGATCTCATGTGACTTCCGAGTGAAGCCTTCTAGTGTTTGTACTGATTCAATGGAGCAAGCAATAATCTGATTGTTTTCTTAATACTTTGTAAGATAATTGTTGTTTCTTGTTCTTGATCTCTCGTGTCGTGCTACATTGTCTGTTTCAGGTACAATGCCTTTTGGCTTCCTTTGCTTGCCAAACATTTGGAGAACCCTGTTACCGGGGAAGAACCATTGGTTGTTCCTCTTGATTGTGAATGGATATGGCATTGCCATAGGCTAAACCCGGTATGATTTCTTAATACATTTAGATTTTACTGTGTCACTTTTTAGATATTTGGAATCGAAATGATGGTTTATCTTTGACATGCATTTGCGACACAGTTAAGATACAGATTTGACTGCGAGAAGCTGTTTGGAAAAACTCTTGGCAATCAGAATGTCATATCGTCTGTTCAAGCGACATCAAAGAGCAAAACTGAGGAGATATGGAACAGAATGTATCCCGAGGAACCCTATGAGCTTGACATGACCAAACCCTTTTCGGAGGATGACCTGCAAAAAGGTTCTGAAAATGCGAAATTTACCAAATATGATCTGCTTGCCGCTGTCAAAAGACAAATGTCTTTCAAATACCAGGTACCAAAAGTTATgcacagattttttttttttttaacggcGGTCATATACTTGCGAGACTAATTTAATGCCTGTGTGACAGATATCCACACCATACGCAACAGATGATCTGTATCTCAAAGAAGCAGTGCGCAGATACAAAGGATTTTTGCATATGATCAGAACGAACGATAAGCTAAACAGAAAATGTTTCTGTGTCCCTACTTTCGATATTGACCTAATGTGGCACACACACCAGTTACATCCAGATTCTTACTGCAAAGATCTGACTGAAGCTGTAGGCAGGGTGTGCCACCACAATGACAATGTTTCTGATCGAGAATCAGAGAACCCACTTGAATCTGGATTTTCGCAGATTACTAAGCTGTGGGAAGAGACTTATGGCAAAAATTATTGGATGGCTGGTACAATTCATAGAGGAAAACCTTCAACTCCAGTCACTCAGTCGCCTGTCCGTTTCATTGGTAATATTGAGGACAAGAAGCTAAGCTCTTCGAACAATTTTGGCAACCCAATTCAGTTTCCATCAATGAAATTTGTGGAGGTAAATCACaacagtattattattattattattattattattattattattattattgttgttgttgttgttgttgttgttcggaAACGTCTGTGTGTTTTCTAACATAGGGATAAGGCTGCTTAAACCCGGTCCCTCACTTCTACTTAGACGGGAACCCTTGAGTCACTGATAAAAAATTTATGTTGGTAAATCCGAATCCTAGGAGACTAAAATTGTGATATTTGTATACAGGTATTTATAGAATTTGTGAAAATCAAGAATTTACCAGAAGGGCACAAAGGAAACCTCGTTGTCCGCTTGAGTAAGAAACAGCCTGATAAGCTTTTCAACGGCATGAGATCTGTGAGCATTTCATCCGAGTCTGGTGAAAAAGAGGTTGCTTCTTTTCAATGTGAACCTACAGGAGAGTTTCTCTTTGAGTTGATGTCCAATGATCCTGGTTCACATAAGTTGAAGCTTCTTGCATCATACTCTCTTTCTCTGCAAGAATTAACGGCCTCTGGATCTCAACTTTCGGCTGATATGTGGCTATCTCCCGAACCTGTGTCTAACAACATTACAAGTTCTGGGCCAATTCTTCTTCAGGCTTCTATTTCATTTACTCCTCCAATTCCAGCACCTCAAGTATTTCGGTTGGCTAGGCCTCAGTCTTTCCCGAAAGGTGAAGATGCTAAGATACTTACTCAAGTCTTGGACCAAGACGGAAAACTAGTCTGTACGCTTGACATGAGGTAAACCTTATGTTTATAAGTTAATAAATTGTTTGTTACTCCATATGTCTGAATAATTATTGTTTTCCAGGAACATCGAGAAGGATATAACAAAATGCACCCCTGATCTTGTGAAGGAGGTTTACTGCATTACAGACGCTGGTGAAACTCGCAAATTAGCTGAATTAGTGGGGAATCACTGGTGTGTAAAGGGATCCAACGGGTCGTTCAAGCTTCAAAACAGTTCTGGAAATGACGATAGCCTCTTTGAGCTTGTTGGCTATAAGATGGTAAAATCCGTTTCATAATCTTGTTTGAACTTGAGCATACATAGAAATATAATTTTGTTCAATAAAACATATTTGTAGGTGAAGATGTTTCCTGGAAGGAGGCTAGACTTTGAAACCGTACCCACAGAAAAGCAAGCCCTTGGACAAGGCTTCATGACTTTGGTCGAATTCTCTATGGAAGACCCTTATGGAAAGGCTGTTGCATTGATCGACTTCAAGTCGCAAACTATCAAGGTTTTTCTTCGAACCTTCATAACTAATATTGTTTCTAAGCCCTACGACAAAAACATTATTACCTTATTCATTACCTCCAAGATTTCCCTTAGGATGTATGCATACTTATCCAAGACGCGGTTCCATGATAACCTTCATTGACAATAGCATCCAAAATTGCATCTATCATCTATTACATGATATAAGATGTGTAGACGCGGTTACATGATAACCTTCATTGACAATAGCATCCAAACTTATCCAAGACGCGGTTACATATGATAACGAGTCTTTTATTCCGAGTAACTTGTTGAATGTTACGTCTTATCATAAGTCAAATAATAACGAGtcttttatttcattgaaaacgAAAATATTTGTTTTGAATCCTAAACGACCCTTATTCCTCACATGTATCCATGTGAACAGGCAACAGAAGAATGGATAATCTTACCCGGAATTACCATGGCATTTGTACTATCTGAAACAGGAAATATCGTACAAGGCATCTCCGAAACTGGTGAAAATGAAAAAATGGTGAAAAATGGAGTTGTGGTAACTTCAAGCATCCCACTCTGTAATGAATGTGGTTCAGGTGGTGATCATTTAGGAACCATGGTTAAAAAGGACGCATCTGCTGACTGTGCCAAATGTTACTTTTGTGGTGTTCATGCTGGTGATGAAAATGGTGGCATGGTAAAGAATGTTGTTACTGCTGGTGAAAATGAAAACATGGTAAAACATGGAGTTAAGTTAAATTATGCTATTTGTTTATGTAATGTACGGTGTGTTCATGAAGAATACGAGGTAGGTGATCATGGAGGCGTGGTTAAGGATTCT from Silene latifolia isolate original U9 population chromosome 2, ASM4854445v1, whole genome shotgun sequence encodes the following:
- the LOC141643619 gene encoding mediator of RNA polymerase II transcription subunit 32-like; protein product: MDNDVDALSNAYQNFIVAAAGVLEAKEASGSQKTALTDAALENLKQRWELFRIACDQAEEFVESVKQRIGSECLVDEATGSKSGQPVPGLPPISAVRLEQMSKAVRWLVIELQQDSGSGASNAIPSAPFDTRFQEDTTQ
- the LOC141643618 gene encoding glycine-rich domain-containing protein 1-like, which produces MEKEQAIEWAEAQTITFSIDLVEAAKTHLKFLAAVDRNRDLYEDHVLKRAIFRYNAFWLPLLAKHLENPVTGEEPLVVPLDCEWIWHCHRLNPLRYRFDCEKLFGKTLGNQNVISSVQATSKSKTEEIWNRMYPEEPYELDMTKPFSEDDLQKGSENAKFTKYDLLAAVKRQMSFKYQISTPYATDDLYLKEAVRRYKGFLHMIRTNDKLNRKCFCVPTFDIDLMWHTHQLHPDSYCKDLTEAVGRVCHHNDNVSDRESENPLESGFSQITKLWEETYGKNYWMAGTIHRGKPSTPVTQSPVRFIGNIEDKKLSSSNNFGNPIQFPSMKFVEVFIEFVKIKNLPEGHKGNLVVRLSKKQPDKLFNGMRSVSISSESGEKEVASFQCEPTGEFLFELMSNDPGSHKLKLLASYSLSLQELTASGSQLSADMWLSPEPVSNNITSSGPILLQASISFTPPIPAPQVFRLARPQSFPKGEDAKILTQVLDQDGKLVCTLDMRNIEKDITKCTPDLVKEVYCITDAGETRKLAELVGNHWCVKGSNGSFKLQNSSGNDDSLFELVGYKMVKMFPGRRLDFETVPTEKQALGQGFMTLVEFSMEDPYGKAVALIDFKSQTIKATEEWIILPGITMAFVLSETGNIVQGISETGENEKMVKNGVVVTSSIPLCNECGSGGDHLGTMVKKDASADCAKCYFCGVHAGDENGGMVKNVVTAGENENMVKHGVKLNYAICLCNVRCVHEEYEVGDHGGVVKDSAIDSGIRVGARCSWCHGGSGVGVGAKSFSAAGVGVGVAARCWCCC